One Oscillospiraceae bacterium DNA window includes the following coding sequences:
- a CDS encoding PcfB family protein, whose product MQEEVESKSITLAISTTKLTARVLKEAMSKYLAYRKEKKREKRVSGPVKPMGKQTVKQLVGQNQGVSNIEITDSNIKAFERVARKYGVDYAVKKDHSVSPPKYLVFFKARDTDALTSAFTEFTAKQVQQKSKPSIVAQIRKLADIVRAKSQDKVKNKEMGREL is encoded by the coding sequence ATGCAGGAAGAAGTTGAATCAAAATCTATTACGCTGGCAATCAGCACCACAAAGCTGACGGCTCGCGTATTGAAAGAAGCCATGTCAAAATACCTCGCCTACCGCAAAGAAAAAAAGCGGGAGAAGCGCGTATCAGGCCCTGTGAAGCCAATGGGCAAGCAAACGGTCAAACAGCTTGTCGGGCAGAACCAGGGCGTAAGCAATATTGAGATCACCGACAGTAACATCAAAGCATTTGAGCGCGTGGCCAGAAAATATGGCGTCGATTATGCCGTGAAGAAAGATCACAGCGTTTCACCGCCGAAATACCTTGTTTTTTTCAAGGCCCGCGACACAGATGCCCTGACATCGGCCTTTACCGAGTTTACCGCGAAGCAGGTACAGCAGAAAAGCAAGCCATCCATCGTCGCACAAATTCGCAAGCTGGCTGATATTGTCCGCGCGAAATCGCAGGACAAGGTCAAGAACAAGGAAATGGGGCGGGAACTGTGA
- a CDS encoding DUF3846 domain-containing protein yields the protein MNGKIDVVLVEPGKPAVMAEIGSDLDSLQRAVGGSIEAAYFYDDPIAIVCNEDGKNIGLPMNRAVKDENSEIMDIIVGKFFICGLGEDDFASIPKELQDKYLEKFRKPEAFLKIGHRVFAVPTETIKPDHPKAAAKEER from the coding sequence ATGAATGGAAAAATTGATGTGGTGCTTGTGGAGCCCGGAAAACCGGCTGTCATGGCAGAGATCGGCAGTGACCTGGATTCGCTCCAACGGGCTGTCGGCGGCAGCATTGAGGCCGCCTATTTCTATGACGATCCGATTGCCATTGTCTGCAATGAGGACGGCAAAAATATCGGCCTTCCCATGAACCGGGCAGTTAAGGACGAAAACAGCGAAATTATGGACATCATCGTCGGAAAGTTCTTCATTTGCGGCTTGGGCGAGGATGATTTTGCCTCTATCCCAAAGGAGCTTCAAGACAAATATCTTGAGAAATTCCGTAAGCCGGAGGCGTTTTTAAAAATAGGTCATCGGGTGTTCGCGGTTCCCACAGAAACCATAAAGCCCGATCATCCCAAAGCGGCGGCCAAGGAGGAACGGTGA